Within Vicia villosa cultivar HV-30 ecotype Madison, WI linkage group LG1, Vvil1.0, whole genome shotgun sequence, the genomic segment AAAGGAGATTTATTGTTAGATGTCAAAAATCATAAATCAACCGAAAATCTTTCTAGTTATGTAGACACCTCAACATAAAACTTGTCTTCTATAATTGAGGATGTTTATACTATCTAAAAAGGAACTAGTCCTGCCCAAATGAGGCCAATGATGATAACTTCAAATTACAACATGACAGGTCATATTTTTTCGGACAATAGATAAGTAAGAGAGCCATATAAATGATAAAACAAATAAAGAAGATATCTCTTAGCACACTTAAAGTCCAACTTTGTGAGATAGCACTGAAGAAATGCATATGCCCCAGGTGATTCAAATCGTACCATACTCTGTACTCGCAGGAATCCGTGAAACATCAGATATATAAGCCACTCTACTTTTCTCACCAAAAAGAAATCCCAAACAGATGTAATCCTCTCCATGCATTACCTACATCGACAAAAAAACAGTGAGTCATCATGTAAAAAGGAGTAATGTATTCTTAACATAAGGACAAAGATAGTCATAATTAACTGGTAAAGGAGTGAACTTTAATCCCGATGCAAAAAATGGTTGATTGCAGTCATCAGTAATAATGTTCCAGGCAATCTGAGCTACCCTTCGTATTTCTTGTCCTTCCTTGCGTTTTTTCTGAACCAAATAAGGGAACTTCTCTTCTATGCTGTTGCAAAGTTTTAAATATGAATTCATCTACTTGAGAGCATAGAATACTATAGCCCATAAAATCGAAGAAAAGGTGCACCATAACTCATGCTAAGATAGGAATAACATGTAATCTATGGGTTAAGTGATCAACAAATCTACTCAAAATATAACTGATCAGCTACTGCAAATCTTGTTCTGTTCAATTTGATGTTAGGATAAGTTTTGGCttggttttctatttttaatggttTAAATTTGCTGCTGTTACTGGCTGAGCTTCTGCTTACTGCTTTTGAATTAGGATTCAGTATTGAATATTTTTAGTACTGATTGTACCATTTTATTAATGAACTATCCATTTTGCTTTTTATAAAAGGAGCAACATTGTGGTTAACAATTTTCACAAATATACAAACATCTGAGTTCAGTGGTTTCTTTCATCTCAAAGATTCATAAAGTTTTAATATTTCACATGATTATCCTGCAATAGCAACAGAATTATATCATCTATATTAAAGAATAAACTTGAAGAGTAATATTGATTAATAAGTTACCTTTTAACAGATTGAAGATTACATTAGGAGATTAAATTAGCTGAATTTTATTCTTAATGATACATAATGAGTTAATCAACCATAAAGAACTTAAACAAAAATCTGTGTTTATGTATATCTTCTTAAAGCATTTACCTAGGGTGCAAATGCTATGTCAAAACTTATAGTTTAAACAAGTAGTATAACTAATATCAACGGTAATGGTTCTGTTACTTTTTCTGCACCTATTTGATAGTTAAGGCTACTTTGTAATGCCTTGTAAGTTATAAACTTCAGATATATTTATGCAGGTTATCAAAATAGGAGGAAGATAAATGTActttaagctaaacaaaaataaaacatgcaACAATCATTAGAGGTACACCTATCCATTGAATGCTGGCTCAGGTAGATGGGGGTGGGATCAATATCATTTATTGGACTAAAAGGCTGCACAGCACGTATATCATCCAATCCAAGGACCGCATCAGCGTGTTCATGAGTCAAAATAATCTGCAACTCAACCAAgaacttaaattttattttcaaaggaAAAGTTCTGGCCAATACAAATTACAAAGAACATTTTATACAGAAAAGGAAGAAAAACCAGGCAAAAATCAAATTGTAATAATCAATCCATGATCTTGAATAATATGCAATTACCATACTTAATCACTTATGACTCATTAATAAAATTCTTCCATGGGCTGGGAGAATGTAAAATTGCATACAACAATCACTAACACTAGCAATTAGCATATCAGTACTGACTGGCAACAAAATTAAGCTTCACTAAGGAAGTTAAATCTGAATCGAAAATCGAACATATAAACATAAACTCACAGAATCGATTCTTGGAATCCGATGAGGAACAAACCATCTAAGCACCGTCTCCCTAAACGTCTTACCAACATCAATCAATATATACTTGTGACCGCCATTACTTTCACAATAATCAATTAACAGAGATGTATTGCATCTGCAAAACCATAAAATCCATAAAACGAAGATAATATAAAGAAAAAGACGGATCGTGATGAAGGCGTTATAAGAGAGTACCTGTAATTAGGGTTTTTCTCAGGCGGAATAGATAATGACTGAGCGCAAACGGAACACGGAGGATCAGAGGGATTGATGAGGCACATTACATTGGGAACCATGCTGGAGCAGCCTGTTCCGAGAAAGATTAACGCCGATTCGGATGGAGTGGTTCCGTCGTCGGAGCCGTTGGAAGT encodes:
- the LOC131644811 gene encoding putative hydrolase C777.06c isoform X1; its protein translation is MATSNGSDDGTTPSESALIFLGTGCSSMVPNVMCLINPSDPPCSVCAQSLSIPPEKNPNYRCNTSLLIDYCESNGGHKYILIDVGKTFRETVLRWFVPHRIPRIDSFLVELQIILTHEHADAVLGLDDIRAVQPFSPINDIDPTPIYLSQHSMDSIEEKFPYLVQKKRKEGQEIRRVAQIAWNIITDDCNQPFFASGLKFTPLPVMHGEDYICLGFLFGEKSRVAYISDVSRIPASTEYAISKSGAGQLDLLILDSLYRTGSHNVHLCFPQTLETVKRLCPKQTLLIGMTHEFDHHKDNEFLKEWSKREGIPVQLSRDGLRVPINL
- the LOC131644811 gene encoding putative hydrolase C777.06c isoform X2 — translated: MATSNGSDDGTTPSESALIFLGTGCSSMVPNVMCLINPSDPPCSVCAQSLSIPPEKNPNYRCNTSLLIDYCESNGGHKYILIDVGKTFRETVLRWFVPHRIPRIDSIILTHEHADAVLGLDDIRAVQPFSPINDIDPTPIYLSQHSMDSIEEKFPYLVQKKRKEGQEIRRVAQIAWNIITDDCNQPFFASGLKFTPLPVMHGEDYICLGFLFGEKSRVAYISDVSRIPASTEYAISKSGAGQLDLLILDSLYRTGSHNVHLCFPQTLETVKRLCPKQTLLIGMTHEFDHHKDNEFLKEWSKREGIPVQLSRDGLRVPINL